The Cyprinus carpio isolate SPL01 chromosome A5, ASM1834038v1, whole genome shotgun sequence genome has a segment encoding these proteins:
- the LOC109061038 gene encoding nucleolysin TIA-1 isoform X1 → MMDDEQPKTLYVGNLSRDVTEALIVQLFGQIGPCKSCKMILDTAGNDPYCFVEFFEHRHAAASLAAMNGRKIMGKEVKVNWATSPSSQKKDTTNHFHVFVGDLSPEITTDDVRAAFAPFGRISDARVVKDMATGKSKGYGFVSFFNKWDAENAIQQMGGQWLGGRQIRTNWATRKPPAPKITYETNTKHLSFDEVVNQSSPTNCTVYCGGVTTGLTEQLMRQTFSPFGQIMEIRVFPDKGYSFVRFNSHESAAHAIVSVNGTSVEGHMVKCYWGKETTEMVSPMQQVQVPQQNKVGFAAQPYGQWGQWYGNAQQISQYVPNGWQVPTYNVYGQAWNQQGFNHIQAGAGWAGVSAVSNGGVVEPAQGVNGTVLANQSSMGTAGYHTH, encoded by the exons ATGATGGACGACGAGCAGCCCAAGACCCT GTATGTAGGAAACCTGTCACGGGACGTGACCGAGGCCCTTATAGTGCAGCTCTTTGGTCAGATTGGCCCCTGCAAGAGCTGTAAAATGATTTTGGAT ACGGCAGGTAACGATCCGTACTGCTTTGTGGAGTTCTTCGAGCACAGGCACGCAGCGGCCTCACTCGCAGCCATGAATGGGCGTAAAATAATGGGTAAG GAGGTAAAGGTCAACTGGGCTACATCACCAAGCAGCCAGAAAAAAGACACAACCA ATCACTTCCATGTCTTTGTTGGAGACCTCAGCCCAGAAATCACCACTGATGACGTCAGAGCTGCCTTCGCACCCTTTGGAAGGATATC agaTGCACGTGTAGTCAAAGACATGGCGACGGGGAAGTCTAAAGGCTatggttttgtttctttcttcaaCAAATGG GATGCAGAGAATGCCATTCAGCAAATGGGAGGTCAGTGGTTGGGCGGCAGGCAGATCAGGACCAACTGGGCTACAAGAAAACCCCCAGCGCCTAAAATCACCTATGAAA CAAACACCAAGCACTTGTCGTTTGATGAGGTAGTGAACCAGTCCAGCCCCACCAACTGCACTGTTTATTGTGGCGGAGTCACTACAGGCCTTACAG AACAACTCATGAGACAAACCTTTTCCCCATTTGGCCAAATAATGGAAATCCGAGTGTTCCCAGACAAGGGCTACTCGTTTGTGAG GTTCAACTCTCATGAAAGTGCAGCTCATGCGATAGTGTCTGTTAATGGCACGTCCGTAGAAGGTCACATGGTGAAATGTTACTGGGGTAAAGAGACTACAGAGATGGTGAGCCCTATGCAGCAGGTGCAGGTACCTCAG CAGAACAAAGTTGGTTTTGCTGCACAACCATACGGCCAGTGGGGACAGTGGTACGGCAACGCACAACAAATTAGTCAGTACGTCCCTAATGGCTGGCAGGTACCCACTTACAACGTGTACGGACAGGCCTGGAACCAGCAGGGCTTCAA TCACATACAGGCTGGCGCTGGGTGGGCCGGTGTGAGTGCCGTGAGTAACGGAGGCGTGGTGGAGCCTGCGCAGGGAGTCAATGGGACCGTGCTAGCCAACCAGTCCAGCATGGGCACTGCAGGATACCACACACACTGA
- the LOC109061038 gene encoding nucleolysin TIA-1 isoform X2, whose protein sequence is MMDDEQPKTLYVGNLSRDVTEALIVQLFGQIGPCKSCKMILDTAGNDPYCFVEFFEHRHAAASLAAMNGRKIMGKEVKVNWATSPSSQKKDTTNHFHVFVGDLSPEITTDDVRAAFAPFGRISDARVVKDMATGKSKGYGFVSFFNKWDAENAIQQMGGQWLGGRQIRTNWATRKPPAPKITYETNTKHLSFDEVVNQSSPTNCTVYCGGVTTGLTEQLMRQTFSPFGQIMEIRVFPDKGYSFVRFNSHESAAHAIVSVNGTSVEGHMVKCYWGKETTEMVSPMQQVQVPQNKVGFAAQPYGQWGQWYGNAQQISQYVPNGWQVPTYNVYGQAWNQQGFNHIQAGAGWAGVSAVSNGGVVEPAQGVNGTVLANQSSMGTAGYHTH, encoded by the exons ATGATGGACGACGAGCAGCCCAAGACCCT GTATGTAGGAAACCTGTCACGGGACGTGACCGAGGCCCTTATAGTGCAGCTCTTTGGTCAGATTGGCCCCTGCAAGAGCTGTAAAATGATTTTGGAT ACGGCAGGTAACGATCCGTACTGCTTTGTGGAGTTCTTCGAGCACAGGCACGCAGCGGCCTCACTCGCAGCCATGAATGGGCGTAAAATAATGGGTAAG GAGGTAAAGGTCAACTGGGCTACATCACCAAGCAGCCAGAAAAAAGACACAACCA ATCACTTCCATGTCTTTGTTGGAGACCTCAGCCCAGAAATCACCACTGATGACGTCAGAGCTGCCTTCGCACCCTTTGGAAGGATATC agaTGCACGTGTAGTCAAAGACATGGCGACGGGGAAGTCTAAAGGCTatggttttgtttctttcttcaaCAAATGG GATGCAGAGAATGCCATTCAGCAAATGGGAGGTCAGTGGTTGGGCGGCAGGCAGATCAGGACCAACTGGGCTACAAGAAAACCCCCAGCGCCTAAAATCACCTATGAAA CAAACACCAAGCACTTGTCGTTTGATGAGGTAGTGAACCAGTCCAGCCCCACCAACTGCACTGTTTATTGTGGCGGAGTCACTACAGGCCTTACAG AACAACTCATGAGACAAACCTTTTCCCCATTTGGCCAAATAATGGAAATCCGAGTGTTCCCAGACAAGGGCTACTCGTTTGTGAG GTTCAACTCTCATGAAAGTGCAGCTCATGCGATAGTGTCTGTTAATGGCACGTCCGTAGAAGGTCACATGGTGAAATGTTACTGGGGTAAAGAGACTACAGAGATGGTGAGCCCTATGCAGCAGGTGCAGGTACCTCAG AACAAAGTTGGTTTTGCTGCACAACCATACGGCCAGTGGGGACAGTGGTACGGCAACGCACAACAAATTAGTCAGTACGTCCCTAATGGCTGGCAGGTACCCACTTACAACGTGTACGGACAGGCCTGGAACCAGCAGGGCTTCAA TCACATACAGGCTGGCGCTGGGTGGGCCGGTGTGAGTGCCGTGAGTAACGGAGGCGTGGTGGAGCCTGCGCAGGGAGTCAATGGGACCGTGCTAGCCAACCAGTCCAGCATGGGCACTGCAGGATACCACACACACTGA